The nucleotide sequence GACATCGAAGCTGGAATTCCCGTCGCCAGCGACTGGTCGGTGGTCGAAAGAGCCGATACGACTGACTGCGTACCTAGCCCCGTACCGGTCGTCTGGGCTGAAATGTTGCTTACCGGAATGGTGTTGCTGCCACTCACCATATCCGTACCGGAGGTTTTGATTTTCAAATCGTAAGCACGGTTGCAGGTTATCGTCAGTTGGTTGGAGACTGCCGAGGAAACCCCATTGATATAATTTACCGGGGTTGTAAAGTTGAGGCTAACGGTAGTAACATTGACAGTTACCTGCAGTACGTCTGATATATTGGTGGTCAGCGTGGCGTTGCCCGACGACTGACCCATGACGGATCCATAGCTGAGGCAAAAGATAATTAGAGATAGACGTATAGCCTGCCTCAGTAAAGTAGTATAAAGCATATTTAACAATTTACGTTACGGTTGGCTGGTCTATGCCCGGTTGGAGTGTGTTCGCAGTATTATAAATTATCCCGGAGGGAATATGCGTACAGGCATTAAAAAGTAAACAAGGACCGGTCAAGACAGTCTTGACCGGTCCTTGTTTACTTTTTAGCCTAGTTGGCTGTAGCCGTAAACGTCAGCGTGGTCGTATAATCACCTGATGGTTTTAAAAAAGCGCTGTTACCGGCGGCCGTGGAAAACTGCATGGAAATCTGCTTCGACATTGAAGGTGGTACAGCCGTTGCCAGCGTTTGGTCGGTAGTCGAAAGAGCCGATACGACTGACTGCGTACCTAGCCCCGTACCGGTCGTCTGGGCTGAAATGTTACTTACCGGAATCAGGTTTTGTCCGTTAACCAGATCGGAGCCCGAAGTTTTGATCTTCAAATCGTAAGGACGATTCGACGTTACGGTTAACTGATTCGGGACGGGCTTGGTGACACCATTATTGTAATCAGCCGGTGTGGCAAACTCAATATCAACGTTAGCGGTGTTTATCTTCAATTCCAGCACATCGCTCAGCTTGACATTCATTGTTGATGTCCCCGACGACTGAGCAAAGGCCGGAATTGTTCCGAGCCCCATCATTAGTAGACTCGCAATAGCTAGTCGCTGCACATTTAATGTTGGTTGAAATACCATAAAAATAGGTTTTATAGATTAAGTAAAGTGAACTGTTAACTAAAAAGATACTATATTTACTCAAATGTAAAGTACTTAGTACTGGTATCAAAAAAAATAGAATTATTAATGATAAAATATTTACTGTTTAGTTGGTTTTTAACGTTTTCAGCACTAGCAAACTGGGTCGATAAGCCGCAGCCAACTCGCTTAGTTGTTAAAGAACCACACTTAGAGGGTGCGCCTGGAAGTACATTTTTTAATCAGATCACACTGACGAACTCAACAGATCAGGTTAGAAACGTACGACTTAAACTGATAGCACCTAATGCCTTTCGCCTGCTGACGCAGCTACCAGCCAGTTTGTCTCTGGCTCCCCACACATCCCGAAAGCTTTCGCTCAAATTTTTAATAGATCGCAGCTGGATTCAAACCGAGGCTGTAGTCCGCCTTGAAACTCTTCAGGATGACCCAGCTGAAGCATCCGTCATCGAGTTTGTCGTCAGGCAGAACAATAATATACCGTCAATATTGACGTTCTCGCTCATTCACGAAGCCCCCTATATTTCAGCCGGGCAGGATACGCTGCCTATACTACTAAACTTCTCTAATCAGGGCCCCCGACCCCGTAAGGTCCGATTAACGCTTTTTTCTATACCAGGAGGTTTTCGGCTGACGCAGCTGCATCCGGTGCTGACGGTTAGTGCCCGTACTGATACAATCCTGACCTTGACTTGTCTGGTTGGTAGGTCGGTGCAGTGGGATCGAACGTATGACCTGGCTATTGAAGCGCAGGAATTGCTGCCAGGCGACGTGGCTGGACTCCTTCTTGGCAGCATTGTTTGTCGACCGGTGCTGCTGTCATCGACCAAGCGACTAACGGAAAAACGCCAGAACGACCTTGCCGCGGGTGGCATAGCGCTGAGCCTTAGTCGGTTCGGTGCGGCCGGGATGGTGCGGGAGGTGCGGGCCTGGGGACAGGAAGATCTGGTTAAAGGAAGTTTGACCTATCAGGCTCACTACCTTAATTACATTGGTCAGCGTTACCATGAACTACGCGATACCTACCTGCAGTATCAGCAGTCCGATTTCCAGCTGCGAGTAGGGAGCCTGTTTGATTATCACGAACTGGCGCTGATTGGCGTGGGGGTGAAGTTTTCACATATGCTGGGCGAATCTACCCGTCTGGAAGGGTGGGCCTTACGGAATCAGTCGAACTGGCTTGCTAATTTACCCGGCATCAACCAGTCGGTGCCCGGTCTTAGCCAGTCGGGTGTCGACCAGACATATTCGCTGCGCCTGTCCGGGCGAATACCCTTGTCGGGCGTAGCGGTTTATGAAGCCAGCAGCAGCTATTATCGCCAGCAACGTTACAATCGGGCCGGAGTGCTGAACTTTGCCACGGCACTGTGGCAGCCTGACAAACGAACGAAATTTCGACTTATGGCGGGGCAGAGCATAGAAGCGTCGCCGGGACAGGCTAACCGACAGCAGACCGTTGGCTGGGCGCTGGCGGGCGGTTATGAACGAACAGGTGAAATCCTGGAGATTCGGGCGTCAGCTAATTTCAGCAGTCCCGTTTATGGAGGCATTCAGCGCGGGGCAGCTCTCATTGATCAAAGTTTGACTTATAAAAAATGGCGTACAACACAACTCGCTTATAGGTTTAGCCAGGTTCAGTATGATCAGCGAATTTACACGGCCGCAAAGGAGGTAAGTCGACAACGGTACGGCAACACCATAGCCGAGATGACGATGGCGCAGCAGTTCAATCGTCTGACCTGGCTGCTGCGGCCTTATTTCTGGATTCAGCAGCAGTCATTGCCCGGCAGCGCCATGCAGCGTTCAGAGTCGTATCGGCTGCTGACGTCCCTGCGGCTGGAAACCCAGAGAGGGGTGCGGTTGGAAGCGGGTGTGGATGCCGGACTGGTAAATGGTGTAGCACCCCCGACCGATAGATTTAAACAGCCTTCGTTTCGGTATTACGGTTCGCTGGGTATAAACCGGCTAAATCTGGCGGGTTTTTACCAGCGGGGGGTGTTTCTGATAAACGACCGACTGCCGGGAAGGGGAAGTCCGGGGGCTTACCGGCAAATTTCTATTTCTCCGTCGTGGCAGGTTCGCCTGCTCGATAATCGGCTACTGCTTAATGTCGGGGGCGGGCTCACCTTTAACAGTATCACCAGGTCATGGAGTGGGCTGTCGTACAATAGCATTACCTATGCGATGAAGGATAACCTGTTGGTTCGTTTTGAGGCTAATCTGCTTTCCTACGCAAATCAGTTTGCTGATATTGCGGCCGTTCCCTGGCAGGATTCACAGCTTCGATTTGAGGTGACAAAGTTATTCAAGCGGTCACCGTTTAAAACAAGTCGGACTTTACGGCTACGATTCTTCGAGGACCAAAACGCTAACCAGATGAAAGATGGCGACGAAAATTACCTCGATGGGCTAATCGTTAACGTGGGGACTGCGACGCTGATCACTGATAAAAAAGGAGCCGTCATCTGCAAAGATATTGCACCCGGGCTGCATCAGGTCCGGACAGTCAGTAAACTTGCGACGGGTGAGCCGGTCTGGTTTCAGGATACCCTGCGCGTGGGCAAATCCATGCAGCGGGATATAGCAATCCGTAAAACCTGGCGAGTAAGCGGTCAACTGCATTATAACCGGGTCAAATACGAAAGTCTGCCCTACGATCTCGAACAACACCGGATCGAAACCTTCGGACAGAGTGGTGAAGTTTATCGTACTTATGCCGACGCACAAGGCAATTTTACGCTTTATCTACCCGTAGGCCAGTACCAGCTTGAGATAGTACCCGTTCAGACTCCGTCCGTCCGGAAAACAGTCGCTTACCGGGTCGACCCAGATAATGCGCCTACTAAACTCAACATTGAACTCGAACCGAATGGCCGACCCGTGCGCGTCAAGCGATTTTCGAGCCGCTGATCTGCTCCGGGTTGAGAGGCTTCACAGTTTCAGCGCCCGCAGAATCTTATCGGTGTCGAACTGCTCAATCGACGGAAAATAAATCTCGTATGCTTCGCGCTGGAGCTTGGTGGCGTAGGTTCGATGGAAAAAGTATCGACCGTATTTTATGACGTAGTTCAGGATAAAGAAACGGTACACTTCGGGCAGAAAGCGAATCTCGTTCTCGGTCAGGGGATAAATCTTGTGGTATTCCTGCAGAAACAGCAGGAACCGGTCTTCGGCCAGCGGGCTAATCTGGTAACTAAAGACCGTCCGGTCGCCGACGTCGGAGGTAACCCGGCTGAAAAAGTAAAAATCCAGCACCCGATAGCTAATCCGGAACCAGTCGTAATCCCAGCGGGAATACAGTTCAAAGTTATCCGTTACCGAGAAATTGCCGATGTTCCAGTCCACGAATACGGGCATGGTTTCGACGGTTTTAGCCACGAGTTTCTGTCGGTTAGTGAGGAATAATTCACACTGTCGTTTCAGCTCATCGACATGCATCCGGTGTTCAAACTGCCCGGTTTCCGTTTCAAGCATATCGAGCATATCCCAGATGTCGGAACGTAACGTTTTCGATGATTTGGGTAATACCGTACTGACGCGCGCGCAGGCCTGATGAAACTTGGCTATCTGCCGGCCCAGCGCCTGAATCTGGTGTTCATCCAGCCGGCGGGGCAGCTTCCTCTGAATCCGGATTGGGTTATAGAACACCACCCAAGCATCGACAATCCCTTCCCGGTGCCGGTAAGTATACACCTGCCCGTCGCGCACCAGCGATTTCGCCAGTACATTCTCGAATGGATACAGCAGGTTGTTGGCCAGCGCGTGGATGATGCGGTGATCTTCCAGAAAATGTTCGTATTTCCCGAAATAGGAAAGTTTGGCAATAATATGGTCGCCGTTATCGAAGGTAACTTTGAACACGTGGTTGGTTGAAACCTTCGCGCTGATATCTTCAATGGTATGAATCTGCACCGAAGCGTCGAAGTCCGCCCAGGCTTTACGGATTATTGCAGGGTAATCAACAAGTCGCATGAACGCGTTTAAGGTTTGCAGTCTGTGGTTTGTAATTGGGTTTGATAACTACAAACGTTTAACTTTTTATTAAATTATTTCAAAATATCGCTTCAGTTCCCAGTCGCTGACCTGGCGGGCGTACTGCCGCCATTCCCAATCGCGGGTGCGGGTGAAGTGGTCAACGAATTCGGCTCCGAAGAGTTCGGTGGCGATAGGCGAGTGGGCCATTGCCATCGTGGCATCGGCCAGGTTCGTTGGCAGAACGCCGTTTTGTTTGTCGGCATAACCATTGCCAACTGAAGCAGCCACGGTGAGGGGAAGCTGGTGCCGGATACCATATAGCCCCGACGCCAGGGCAGCGGCTATGGCCAGATACGGGTTCGTGTCGGCGCCCGAAACCCGGTGCTCAACGCGGGTATAAGCTGCCTTATGATTCAGAACGCGCAGCGCCGTTGTCCGGTTGTCCATCGACCACGTAAGGGTAGTTGGTGCCCAGGCTCCTTCAACCAGGCGCTTATAACTGTTGATGGTCGGGGCAAACATAGGCGTAATATGGGGCAGGCAGTGCAGCTGACCGGCAATGAACTGGCGCATCAGCTCACTCATATTGTTCGGGCGGGCCGAATCAAAAAACAGGTTCCGGGTCTTGTTCAGATCCCACAGACTCTGGTGAATATGGCCGCTGCAGCCCGGCAGATCAGCATTCCACTTGGCCATGAACGTAGCCACCAGATCGTGCCGGTAGGCAATTTCCTTAACGGCCGTTTTGAAAAGAGCGGCTTTGTCGGCGGCCCGCACCACCTCGTCGTGCATGATGGCCGCTTCGTACACGCCAGGGCCCGTTTCCGTATGCAACCCCTCGAGCGGAATATCGAACTGAATCAGCCAATCAAACAGGTCGTGGTAGAATTTGCTTTCGAGTGAAGGCCGCAGAATCGAGTAGCCGAACATACCAGGCGTGAGCGGTTCCAGCCTCTGAAAGCCTTTCTGCTGCAGACTCTGGGGCGTTTCGCGAAAATTAAACCACTCGAACTCCTGCGCATATTCGGCATGAAAGCCTAGCTCACGGCATTGTGCGGCTATCCGTTTGAGCAGCGACCGGGGGCAGGCCGCCAGATCATTACCGTCGGGTCGGCTGAAATCCGCCAGAAAGAACGGGATGTTATTTTCCCAGGGTATCTGCCGCAGGGTCGTCAGATCAAGCCGGACGGGCGCATCGGGGTAGCCGGAATGCCAGCCGGTAAGCTGTCCGTTATCGTAGGGGGTGTCGGCAGAATCCCAGCCCCAGACAACGTCGCAGAAACCGTAACCATCCGTCAGGCCATCCAGAAATTTTTGCCGATGGATAACTTTACCCCGCAAAACGCCGTCAATGTCGGTAAAGGCATATTTAATTTTTTGAAAATCGCTCTGGGTAATGAAGTCGATACTGGCTTGCTGGTCCATAATGCATGGCAAAGTCTTCGGAATGTCAGCAGCAACGATCCGGAAGGCGTCCTGTTGAGCGCGCGAAAGGTACTAAAATTGGATTATTTGCGGGGTAAAACCTGATTGCATAACCGTAAAGAGCGCACGCTGCCTGTAAAAATCTACTTAAAGAACGCTCACAACCGGCGGTCGTAGAAGAGGGGTTGTCTGTATGCGAGCCGGGGTCAATACGGACCACCACCAATATCAACCCCAAGTTTCAGACTGAAGTAGGTATTGGCGCTCTCGTAATTGGTGCTGAGTCCATTACTACCAATCAAAACGCCTTTGGATGGCGGAACCAGGTTATACTCAAGGCCCAGATTGAAATGACCGGTTTTGAAACCCGCGCGGACCATCCCCCCAAATTTGTTCCCAACGGCAATCGAGCCACCGGTGTTGCCAGTGCTGCTGTTCGAGTTCAGGCTGGTGCCAGCCGTTGTAAACAGCCCAACTCCAACCCCAACGTAAGGCCGGAAACCGGTTTGTGAAAGCAGGTAGGTGCCAGTTGCCAGATACGAGCTTGCCGCTTTAAATTCACCTTCGGTGTTTTGGCCATTGAGAATATAAGCCCTTGCCATAGCGGCCAGTTCGATTCGCAGCCCCAGATCAAGCTGATCGTTAACCCCGTATTTGGGTTCGAGCGATGCCAGAATGCCGCCCGATGCACCGGAGCCCGTAGGTTTAGCATAACCCAGAGACAGGTTAAACTTAACCGGTCTGAAGTTCTGTGCCTGGGTTGAAAAAGCCACCAGAACGAGCAGGAGGGGAAGTATGCGCTTCATAGAGGGAGTGAAAGGTTGAATAATCACTGCGAACCTACATCAACCCATAAAAGTCTCCAAATTGACAGTGCCAGTGTAAAGCCCAGCAGATTGAATCATAGCACATTGGCCTTATACGTAATCCAGTAAATGTATTTGCCGGTAAAAAATATCCCGCCCGAAATATATTCTCGGGCGGGTTAAAAACAAACGGCTACGCGTCGGTTATTTCAATTCGCCCGGGATCACGATGATGCCTTTCTGACGGTTTTCGCGCAGAACTGACAGCTGAATGGATCGACCAATGGTATCGTCGGTCAGCAGCCGGTGCAAATCATCGACCGTCGAAACGGGCTGGCCATTAAACCCGACAATGATATCACCGGGTAGTAGTTCGGCATTTCCCGCGAAGCCATCAGCTTCGACGCTGGTAACCACGACGCCAGTTCTGACCGTGAGTTGATTATACAGCCTGATCCGTTCCGTCAGGTTGATGAGTTGACCGGCAATGCCCAGATAGCCCCGCCGAACGCGCCCTTCCATGATCAGCTTTCCGGCTACAAACGCGGCCAGATTCGACGATACCGCAAAGCAGATGCCCTGTGCAGGCAGTATAACGGCCGTATTGACGCCAATAACGTCGCCGTTGGAGTTCACGAGCGGCCCACCCGAGTTGCCGGGGTTCAGGGCTGCGTCGGTCTGAATAACGTCGTCGATGAGCCGTCCCGATTCGGAGCGGAGCGTGCGGCCGAGGGCGCTCACTACGCCCGCCGTCAGGGAGTACTGAAAGCCGTAGGGATTGCCAATGGCAATGGCAATCTGACCGACCTGTAGCTGTCCAGAGTCGGCAAACCGAATGGCCCGCAGGCCGTCGGCATATATTTTCAGCACGGCAATATCGGTGGCGGGATCGCGACCAATCAGCATAGCCTCATAATCGCGGGAGGGACCATCGGTTCGTTCGGGCAGGGACACGTCGATACGACTGGCTCCCGCTACTACATGGTTGTTGGTGATGATGTAGCCGTCGGTCGAGATGATAAAACCGGAGCCGGTTCCGCTGGCCTCTTCGCTGCCGTTGGGACGACGGCGGGGCTGATTCGCCGGTGCTGTAGGGATTCTTCGCCCGCTGACCTTGATCTGAACGACCGACGCACTGACTTTTTTGGCTACATTTACCACCGTATTAGAATACGCATCGAGCAAGATCGAATCCTGTTCGCCCAATCCGCCCGGCTGCGAAACCGGGTCGGGATAAGCCACAAGCTGGGTGTCCATAAAAGTTGTTTTGTTAGATGAACGGAGTCTCTGTCATGTTCTGTTCCAGGACAAAAGTTTCATAGATTCCCCGGCGGCAGCGCGTCATTCTGGCACTTTTGATGACCTGGTTCGGTCGCCTTTCACTGCGACGGCTCCATATAGCGCGGTAATTACC is from Spirosoma taeanense and encodes:
- a CDS encoding aminoglycoside phosphotransferase/kinase family protein; translation: MRLVDYPAIIRKAWADFDASVQIHTIEDISAKVSTNHVFKVTFDNGDHIIAKLSYFGKYEHFLEDHRIIHALANNLLYPFENVLAKSLVRDGQVYTYRHREGIVDAWVVFYNPIRIQRKLPRRLDEHQIQALGRQIAKFHQACARVSTVLPKSSKTLRSDIWDMLDMLETETGQFEHRMHVDELKRQCELFLTNRQKLVAKTVETMPVFVDWNIGNFSVTDNFELYSRWDYDWFRISYRVLDFYFFSRVTSDVGDRTVFSYQISPLAEDRFLLFLQEYHKIYPLTENEIRFLPEVYRFFILNYVIKYGRYFFHRTYATKLQREAYEIYFPSIEQFDTDKILRALKL
- a CDS encoding S1C family serine protease, whose product is MDTQLVAYPDPVSQPGGLGEQDSILLDAYSNTVVNVAKKVSASVVQIKVSGRRIPTAPANQPRRRPNGSEEASGTGSGFIISTDGYIITNNHVVAGASRIDVSLPERTDGPSRDYEAMLIGRDPATDIAVLKIYADGLRAIRFADSGQLQVGQIAIAIGNPYGFQYSLTAGVVSALGRTLRSESGRLIDDVIQTDAALNPGNSGGPLVNSNGDVIGVNTAVILPAQGICFAVSSNLAAFVAGKLIMEGRVRRGYLGIAGQLINLTERIRLYNQLTVRTGVVVTSVEADGFAGNAELLPGDIIVGFNGQPVSTVDDLHRLLTDDTIGRSIQLSVLRENRQKGIIVIPGELK
- a CDS encoding glutamine synthetase family protein: MDQQASIDFITQSDFQKIKYAFTDIDGVLRGKVIHRQKFLDGLTDGYGFCDVVWGWDSADTPYDNGQLTGWHSGYPDAPVRLDLTTLRQIPWENNIPFFLADFSRPDGNDLAACPRSLLKRIAAQCRELGFHAEYAQEFEWFNFRETPQSLQQKGFQRLEPLTPGMFGYSILRPSLESKFYHDLFDWLIQFDIPLEGLHTETGPGVYEAAIMHDEVVRAADKAALFKTAVKEIAYRHDLVATFMAKWNADLPGCSGHIHQSLWDLNKTRNLFFDSARPNNMSELMRQFIAGQLHCLPHITPMFAPTINSYKRLVEGAWAPTTLTWSMDNRTTALRVLNHKAAYTRVEHRVSGADTNPYLAIAAALASGLYGIRHQLPLTVAASVGNGYADKQNGVLPTNLADATMAMAHSPIATELFGAEFVDHFTRTRDWEWRQYARQVSDWELKRYFEII